In one Trichlorobacter lovleyi SZ genomic region, the following are encoded:
- a CDS encoding HDOD domain-containing protein: MPMSLTPLSTAQAIMKTFKVLPTVPAAASRAIQLLNESEVDMGEVADILLADQVMAARVIRIVNSPLYKLLQEIDSVRQALIYLGPQRVFEIILTSCFLELTDSQSRTPLKMQSCWEHAFGVGLVAKKLASFSDDIPQDQAYIAGILHDIGEVILSQQRRDEFTRVLVLARERELDLYQAEMKVFGTSHAEVGALLAEQWRFPEVYIDVIRNHHGLQSGNMSTLTRLVHIADQICLNVGFCCKYGNAEQREGQVYGIDMLDLERQLSSLGVKRLSDFRASLAELVQQVKQTVESIYG; the protein is encoded by the coding sequence ATGCCCATGAGTTTGACCCCGCTGAGCACTGCCCAGGCCATCATGAAGACCTTCAAAGTCCTGCCAACGGTACCGGCTGCGGCTTCACGTGCCATACAGTTGTTGAATGAATCGGAAGTTGATATGGGGGAGGTAGCTGATATCCTGCTGGCAGACCAGGTCATGGCCGCCCGGGTGATCAGGATTGTCAATTCGCCGCTCTACAAGCTGCTGCAGGAGATTGACTCTGTACGTCAGGCCCTGATCTATCTGGGGCCACAGCGGGTGTTTGAAATCATCCTGACCTCATGTTTTCTCGAACTTACGGACTCACAGAGCCGGACTCCGTTAAAGATGCAGTCCTGCTGGGAACATGCCTTTGGCGTTGGACTGGTTGCCAAAAAACTTGCCTCCTTCAGTGATGACATTCCCCAGGACCAGGCCTATATTGCCGGGATTTTGCATGATATCGGAGAAGTAATACTCAGCCAGCAGCGTCGTGACGAATTCACCCGTGTGCTGGTGCTGGCACGTGAGCGGGAGTTGGATCTCTATCAGGCTGAGATGAAGGTTTTTGGCACCAGCCATGCTGAAGTAGGAGCCCTGTTGGCTGAGCAATGGCGCTTTCCTGAAGTGTATATTGATGTCATCAGGAACCACCATGGGCTGCAGAGTGGCAACATGTCTACGTTGACCCGCCTTGTCCATATTGCGGATCAGATCTGCCTGAATGTCGGATTCTGTTGTAAGTATGGAAATGCCGAGCAGCGCGAAGGGCAGGTCTATGGTATTGATATGCTGGACCTGGAACGGCAGTTGAGCAGCCTGGGGGTCAAGCGGCTGTCGGACTTCCGTGCGTCGTTGGCGGAGCTGGTGCAGCAGGTCAAGCAGACCGTTGAGTCGATCTATGGCTGA
- a CDS encoding HDOD domain-containing protein, whose amino-acid sequence MLQPTFSNQNDERLTRSIEGSLSLMSLSDLIQWIEGSKKSGTLIATNDEYTRRFFFQDGRLIFVWCDQEGQQLYDAIRDQFGLSMERIMEALKQSEELGISFIGLLSSEEGIPLERLGGLISTLAEQSLTTSLAWRTGSFRFSDFLPAAVLCSPVNIKPTKVLLDSTVQIDEARLIELSSLDPVLNEVYELIRKGALDIPPLPTEMQLLMDKINSPGLTIDQIIECLTDPLLVSKILRVSNSPFYGRRGKVGTLRDAVVYMGLKSLMSIVTVNALSGFSPQHAEEIEQILHHSMMVGMIAKQLTRDMGGNHDQAFVCGLLHDIGWIVMLEMLSKYDLDKEKRDYLMRVHHTTLGALVAKKWNFSDEIQEVIKNHHLPEKAEAYQQLVQIIYLSDQLAKNESPLPDDVVSALAAHSGEWAAPFADHLEELDREIDSILSAG is encoded by the coding sequence ATGCTGCAGCCCACCTTCAGCAATCAGAATGATGAGCGGCTCACCCGATCTATTGAGGGCAGCCTGAGCCTGATGTCACTCAGCGACCTGATTCAGTGGATTGAAGGCTCCAAGAAATCAGGGACATTGATTGCCACCAATGATGAGTATACCCGTCGTTTTTTCTTTCAGGACGGAAGACTGATCTTTGTCTGGTGTGATCAGGAGGGACAGCAGCTCTATGACGCGATCCGGGATCAGTTCGGTCTCTCCATGGAGCGGATCATGGAGGCTCTCAAACAGTCAGAGGAGTTGGGGATCTCGTTTATCGGACTGCTCTCGAGTGAAGAAGGCATCCCGCTTGAGCGCCTGGGGGGGCTGATCTCCACCTTGGCTGAACAATCGCTGACAACCTCCCTGGCCTGGCGAACCGGTTCGTTCCGTTTCAGCGATTTTCTCCCGGCTGCCGTCCTCTGCAGCCCGGTCAATATCAAACCGACCAAGGTTCTGCTGGACTCTACCGTCCAGATTGATGAGGCCCGCCTGATCGAACTTTCAAGCCTTGACCCGGTACTGAACGAGGTTTACGAGCTGATCCGTAAAGGAGCCCTGGACATCCCGCCACTGCCCACCGAAATGCAGCTCTTGATGGACAAGATCAACAGCCCGGGACTCACCATTGACCAGATTATTGAGTGCCTGACAGACCCCCTGCTGGTTTCAAAAATCCTGCGGGTCTCCAACTCGCCCTTTTACGGCAGGCGCGGCAAGGTTGGCACCCTGCGCGATGCCGTGGTGTACATGGGCCTGAAATCATTGATGAGCATTGTTACCGTTAATGCGCTCAGCGGTTTCTCCCCGCAACATGCCGAAGAGATCGAGCAGATTCTGCACCACTCCATGATGGTAGGCATGATTGCCAAACAACTGACACGGGACATGGGGGGAAACCACGATCAGGCATTTGTCTGCGGACTACTGCATGACATCGGCTGGATCGTAATGCTGGAAATGCTCTCAAAGTACGATCTCGACAAGGAAAAACGGGATTACCTGATGCGGGTACACCACACCACGCTGGGGGCACTGGTGGCAAAAAAATGGAATTTTTCTGACGAAATACAAGAAGTTATCAAAAACCACCATCTGCCGGAAAAAGCCGAGGCTTATCAGCAACTGGTTCAGATAATTTATCTTTCCGATCAGCTGGCAAAGAACGAATCACCGCTGCCGGATGATGTGGTCTCTGCACTGGCAGCACACTCTGGTGAATGGGCAGCGCCGTTTGCTGACCACCTTGAAGAGCTTGACCGGGAAATTGACAGCATCCTTTCAGCGGGATAG